Proteins found in one Pseudorasbora parva isolate DD20220531a chromosome 11, ASM2467924v1, whole genome shotgun sequence genomic segment:
- the LOC137092865 gene encoding protocadherin beta-16-like, whose translation MFGLLFFVLMARAAYGDVSYSFPEEMKRGSVIGNIAKDLGLDVNKLSSRKARIDTEGNRKRYCDINLNTGELTVAERIDREEICGERVSCVLKFEFMLEDPLELHRVSVQIQDINDNSPVFSKDLITFEIGESADRGTRYRLNSAHDADVGQNAVQKYSLQKNDNFQLAINSNVDGEKNLELLLDKELDREQQKEVTLILTAVDGGTPPRSGTVAIHVTVLDANDNAPVFSQAVYKVSLPENSPVDTVVVTVSATDADEGQNGQVTYEFGRISERARKLFSLDTHTGDIRVTGALDFEDEAVYELRVEGKDGFGLSSDAKIVIQLADVNDNAPEIRLKSLRSPVPENALPGTEVGIINVQDRDSENNGQVRCSIQQNVPFKLVPSIKNYYSLVTTGELDRELLSDYNITITATDEGSPPLSSTKNIHLTVADVNDNPPVFEEQNYRAHVQENNKPGSSICSVSATDPDWRQNGTVVYSLLSSDVNGAPVSSFLSINGDTGVIHAVRSFDYEQMKSFKVLVLARDNGSPPLSSNVTVSVFISDENDNSPQILYPSPEGNSFMTEMVPKAAQAGSLVSKVIAVDADSGQNAWLSYHIIKATDPGLFTIGVHSGEIRTQRDISESDSMKQNLIVSVRDNGQPSLSASCALYLLISDNLAEVPELKDMSHDESSSKLTFYLIIALVSVSTFFLTFIIIILAVRFCRRRKPRLLFDGAVAIPSAYLPPNYAEVEGAGTLRSTYNYDAYLTTGSRTSDFKFIRSYNEGTLTADLTLKKTQSAVDDLEGLDAEMSDSFQCHL comes from the exons ATGTTTGGTCTTTTGTTCTTCGTGCTGATGGCGCGCGCCGCTTATGGAGACGTGAGCTATTCTTTCCCGGAGGAGATGAAACGCGGATCTGTGATTGGAAATATAGCAAAGGATCTCGGGCTCGATGTGAACAAACTGTCATCTCGTAAGGCTCGCATTGATACTGAAGGTAACAGAAAACGATACTGTGACATTAATCTGAACACTGGAGAACTGACCGTAGCGGAGAGGATCGACAGAGAGGAGATTTGTGGCGAAAGGGTTTCGTGTGTTTTAAAATTTGAGTTCATGCTCGAGGATCCCTTAGAGCTGCACCGTGTTTCAGTTCAAATTCAGGATATTAACGACAATTCGCCTGTTTTCTCAAAGGATTTGATCACATTTGAAATTGGAGAGTCTGCAGACCGAGGTACACGTTATCGTTTGAATTCAGCTCACGATGCTGATGTGGGACAGAATGCTGTCCAGAAATACAGTCTacaaaaaaatgataattttcAACTGGCAATTAATTCAAATGTAGACGGAGAAAAGAATTTGGAACTTCTGCTAGATAAAGAGTTGGACCGTGAGCAGCAGAAAGAGGTGACTTTAATTCTCACTGCGGTAGACGGCGGGACTCCACCGAGATCAGGTACTGTAGCCATACACGTCACTGTGCTGGATGCTAATGATAATgctccagtctttagtcaggCCGTCTATAAAGTCAGTCTGCCTGAAAATTCTCCTGTAGATACTGTAGTGGTGACAGTGAGCGCTACTGATGCTGACGAGGGACAAAATGGACAAGTGACATATGAATTTGGTCGTATTTCTGAAAGAGCTAGAAAGCTGTTCTCGTTGGATACACACACAGGTGACATTCGAGTAACAGGTGCACTTGATTTCGAGGACGAAGCTGTTTATGAATTACGTGTAGAAGGGAAAGATGGATTTGGGTTATCCAGTGACGCTAAAATTGTAATTCAACTTGCAGATGTTAATGACAATGCTCCTGAGATACGTTTGAAGTCTTTGCGCAGTCCCGTTCCCGAGAACGCGCTCCCCGGTACAGAGGTTGGCATCATTAATGTGCAGGACAGAGACTCTGAGAATAACGGACAGGTGCGCTGCTCCATTCAGCAGAACGTCCCGTTTAAACTCGTACCTTCGATCAAAAATTACTATTCTCTGGTGACCACAGGTGAATTAGACCGCGAGCTGCTCTCTGATTATAATATTACAATCACTGCTACTGATGAGGGCTCTCCGCCTTTATCTTCCACTAAGAATATTCACTTGACTGTCGCTGACGTGAATGATAATCCACCTGTATTTGAGGAGCAGAATTACAGAGCTCATGTGCAAGAGAATAACAAACCGGGCTCCTCTATTTGTTCAGTATCAGCTACAGACCCGGACTGGAGACAGAATGGCACTGTAGTTTATTCTCTGTTGTCCTCTGATGTCAATGGCGCACCGGTGTCCTCCTTTTTATCCATTAACGGAGACACCGGGGTCATTCATGCCGTGAGATCGTTTGATTACGAACAGATGAAGAGTTTCAAAGTGCTCGTGTTAGCCAGAGACAACGGCTCTCCTCCTCTGAGCAGTAACGTGACCGTGAGTGTCTTCATATCGGATGAGAATGACAACTCCCCTCAGATATTATACCCCTCTCCGGAAGGAAACTCCTTCATGACCGAGATGGTCCCCAAAGCTGCGCAGGCGGGCTCCCTGGTCTCCAAGGTGATCGCCGTGGACGCGGATTCTGGACAGAACGCGTGGCTCTCGTATCACATTATTAAAGCGACTGATCCGGGACTTTTCACTATCGGTGTCCACAGCGGGGAGATCAGGACGCAGCGGGACATTTCTGAATCTGACAGCATGAAACAGAACCTTATTGTGTCCGTGAGAGATAACGGACAGCCCTCTCTCTCGGCCTCGTGCGCGTTGTATTTACTCATATCAGATAACTTGGCTGAAGTTCCAGAACTCAAAGACATGTCTCATGACGAGAGCAGCTCCAAGCTGACGTTTTATTTGATCATCGCGCTGGTGTCCGTTTCCACTTTCTTCCTgaccttcatcatcatcatcctggcCGTGAGGTTTTGTCGCAGGAGAAAGCCCAGACTGTTGTTTGATGGAGCTGTAGCCATTCCCAGCGCGTATCTCCCTCCAAATTACGCAGAGGTGGAGGGCGCGGGAACTCTCCGCAGCACTTACAATTATGACGCATACCTGACCACGGGCTCGCGCACTAGTGACTTCAAGTTCATCAGATCTTATAATGAGGGCACACTGACTGCTGACCTGACTCTGAAAAAGACTCAGTCCGCTGTGGATGATCTTGAAGGGCTCGATGCGGAAATGAGCGATTCGTTTCAG TGCCATCTTTAG